A genomic window from Nicotiana sylvestris chromosome 11, ASM39365v2, whole genome shotgun sequence includes:
- the LOC104237780 gene encoding protein SMALL AUXIN UP-REGULATED RNA 51-like, with translation MASAIKKGNMITQIVRLKQVVKRWKNKSLKRRGVLSYSSSDSDEPALSGSDSRTPSGSLAVYVGPERRRFVIPTRFLNLPVFISLLDKAEEEFGYQRTGGLVLPCEVEYFSEILRLLDRDEERFGHLGLDELVKLISEVGFESLDQSCKEAASHGFAPLLQNARV, from the coding sequence ATGGCGTCCGCCATTAAGAAAGGAAACATGATTACTCAAATCGTGAGGCTAAAACAAGTCGTCAAACGCTGGAAAAACAAGTCCCTTAAGCGCCGCGGTGTCCTCTCGTACTCCTCATCCGATTCAGACGAACCGGCATTATCCGGTTCGGACAGTCGTACTCCCTCAGGATCATTGGCGGTTTACGTGGGGCCAGAACGCCGCCGGTTCGTTATCCCCACCCGGTTCTTGAACCTCCCCGTGTTCATCTCGCTGCTGGACAAGGCAGAGGAGGAATTCGGGTACCAGAGGACGGGTGGGTTAGTTTTGCCTTGTGAAGTCGAGTACTTTTCGGAGATTTTAAGGTTACTGGACCGGGATGAGGAACGGTTCGGTCATTTGGGTTTGGATGAGCTTGTTAAGCTGATTTCTGAAGTTGGGTTTGAATCTTTAGATCAGTCTTGCAAAGAAGCTGCTTCCCATGGTTTTGCTCCTCTTCTGCAGAATGCTAGGGTTTAA